One stretch of Nicotiana tabacum cultivar K326 chromosome 18, ASM71507v2, whole genome shotgun sequence DNA includes these proteins:
- the LOC107820879 gene encoding protein ASPARTIC PROTEASE IN GUARD CELL 1-like, whose protein sequence is MVRGRAIGLTTTHSAEGELVASFLIGSEFSRTYLLVDTGTDLVWWQCGPCGQCYKQIYHPIYNSTASKTFQNVDCTKDNSSCITEDPGFECIEEMRYCRYDVPYESGIRSVGFMASEVITFTLDHKLQRIMFGCGKNQIGGKVRFSGGYSGIVGLGRRVNPNYPGGYSLPSQFNATLFAFCLPSFDSGESSTLNFNKAPWPGATMAKLVPNYKLPQLHFVNLYKIFINDKEVPMKPSWWQFGKRFNGGVVEDTGTTITHFPEDFYILFRDIFRSEVEDIPMVDNPIEDFDTCYKDMDGSEVYFPVVKLIVYNLKSCLPAVEIPYNVQPPPG, encoded by the exons ATGGTTCGTGGACGAGCCATAGGGTTAACAACTACACACAGTGCAGAAGGTGAGCTTGTCGCGTCTTTTTTAATTGGTAGCGAATTCAGCAGAACTTATTTGCTAGTAGACACTGGCACTGATTTGGTTTGGTGGCAATGTGGACCATGTGGGCAATGCTACAAGCAAATATATCATCCTATTTATAATTCTACTGCATCAAAAACTTTCCAAAATGTTGATTGCACTAAAGATAATTCGAGTTGCATTACTGAGGATCCAGGTTTTGAATGTATTGAAGAAATGCGTTATTGTCGCTATGATGTACCATACGAAAGTGGTATCAGATCAGTAGGTTTCATGGCATCTGAGGTGATTACTTTTACTTTAGACCATAAATTACAAAGGATTATGTTTGGATGTGGAAAAAATCAAATTGGTGGGAAAGTTAGGTTTAGTGGTGGATATTCTGGGATCGTTGGCCTTGGACGTAGAGTAAACCCGAATTATCCAGGTGGATATTCTTTACCATCACAATTTAACGCGACGTTATTTGCTTTTTGTCTACCAAGTTTTGATTCAGGAGAATCATCTACACTCAATTTCAATAAAGCCCCATGGCCAGGAGCAACAATGGCAAAATTAGTACCAAATTACAAGTTACCTCAATTGCATTTTGTCAATCTTTATAAAATCTTTATTAATGATAAGGAAGTTCCAATGAAACCGTCATGGTGGCAATTTGGTAAAAGGTTCAATGGTGGAGTCGTTGAGGATACAGGGACCACCATTACACATTTTCCTGAAGATTTCTACATCTTATTTCGCGATATATTTAGATCTGAGGTAGAAGATATTCCAATGGTTGATAATCCAATCGAAGATTTCGACACTTGCTACAAAGACATGGATGGTAGTGAAGTGTACTTTCCTGTTGTGAAGTT GATTGTGTATAACCTAAAGAGTTGCCTGCCTGCAGTAGAGATTCCATACAATGTCCAACCACCTCCAGGTTGA
- the LOC107820878 gene encoding protein ASPARTIC PROTEASE IN GUARD CELL 1-like yields MENLLLILLLLVSILHWKSFASLSNEKSYFKINSSSIKQARKAFMSFDISRLQDPPMPSYSFSVYHLDIFEKSKFKDYESLLTNRLAQDHARATYLASKFKYRDTEIKKETDFQEKYMHNWSKIHNQVLKVAPTSYYQSHYVALFMLGSERIRNYLLIDTGSYLVWWQCAPCVADKCFKQVFNTIYNRTTSKTFKRLYCVEDSSVCISGDPHFHCALSSSLCFYETTYGSGQTTKGFMQSEVITFPSDNTQARINFGCSIDQKSGAQDFSGTFSGIAGLGRRIVINDKVVPVDPSWWNNDNQGVIVDTGTLITRFPHDFYIIFRDVFRLEVKDYEIVEDGVGPFDTCYKDDPFGAELYFPVVRFYFGNFSPSQELMLVQERAVIENAGYYCLGFFGWNHNFSIIGTNQLQGTGLTFDTKNNVLTFSVDACD; encoded by the exons ATGGAAAACCTCctccttattcttcttcttcttgtgtcAATCCTTCATTGGAAATCCTTTGCTAGTTTAAGCAATGAAAAATCATATTTCAAGATTAATTCTTCTTCCATTAAACAAGCTAGAAAAGCTTTCATGTCTTTTGATATATCCAGACTTCAAGATCCTCCAATGCCGTCTTATTCTTTTAGTGTTTACCATCTCGACatctttgaaaaatcaaaattcaaagacTATGAGTCTCTTCTTACTAATCGTCTTGCTCAAGATCATGCTCGAGCTACATACTTGGCATCAAAGTTCAAATACCGCGATactgaaataaaaaaagagaccGATTTTCAAGAGAAATACATGCATAATTGGAGTAAAATCCATAACCAAGTCCTAAAGGTAGCACCTACTTCCTACTATCAAAGTCATTATGTTGCCCTATTTATGCTTGGGAGTGAAAGAATAAGAAATTACTTACTAATAGACACTGGAAGTTACTTAGTTTGGTGGCAATGTGCACCTTGTGTTGCAGATAAGTGTTTCAAACAAGTTTTTAATACTATATACAATCGTACCACGTCGAAAACTTTCAAAAGACTTTATTGTGTTGAGGATAGTTCAGTTTGTATATCTGGAGATCCACATTTTCATTGTGCTTTAAGTAGCAGTTTATGTTTTTATGAGACAACATATGGAAGTGGACAAACAACAAAAGGTTTTATGCAATCCGAGGTTATTACTTTTCCTTCAGACAATACACAAGCTAGGATTAATTTTGGTTGTAGTATTGACCAAAAAAGTGGTGCTCAAGATTTCAGTGGTACATTTTCTGGAATTGCTGGACTTGGTCGAAGA ATTGTGATTAACGATAAAGTTGTTCCAGTGGATCCTTCGTGGTGGAATAATGATAATCAAGGAGTTATCGTCGATACAGGGACACTGATTACTCGTTTTCCTCATGATTTTTACATTATATTTCGCGACGTTTTTAGACTTGAGGTTAAAGATTATGAAATAGTTGAAGATGGAGTTGGTCCATTTGATACATGTTACAAAGATGATCCATTTGGTGCTGAATTATATTTCCCAGTTGTGAGGTTTTACTTTGGCAACTTTTCTCCAAGTCAAGAGCTGATGTTAGTACAAGAACGAGCTGTAATAGAAAATGCAGGGTATTATTGCTTAGGTTTTTTTGGTTGGAATCACAACTTTTCAATTATAGGCACCAATCAACTTCAAGGGACAGGATTAACTTTTGATACTAAAAATAATGTTCTAACTTTCAGTGTAGATGCTTGTGATTGA